The following are encoded in a window of Thermodesulfobacterium geofontis OPF15 genomic DNA:
- a CDS encoding HD-GYP domain-containing protein codes for MAFENAKLLFELQNAKEDLLLAYDQTIEALSYGLDLRDKETEGHSQRVTELTVKIAEKFRIRGEKLRYVKWGALLHDIGKLGVSDSILLKPGPLTEEEWEIMRKHPEYGYNMLKKVDFLLPALEIPLYHHEKWDGSGYPKGLKGDEIPLPARIFAVVDVWDALTNERPYRPPWSKEKALEYIISQSGKHFDPEVVKVFLEVIKEYL; via the coding sequence ATGGCCTTTGAGAATGCAAAGCTTTTATTTGAGCTTCAAAATGCTAAAGAGGATCTCCTTTTAGCTTATGATCAGACGATTGAAGCCCTTTCCTATGGTCTTGATTTAAGGGATAAAGAGACTGAAGGACATTCTCAAAGGGTAACAGAGCTCACAGTAAAAATTGCTGAGAAATTTAGGATAAGGGGAGAAAAATTAAGATATGTAAAATGGGGAGCTTTACTTCATGATATTGGAAAGCTTGGAGTTTCTGATAGTATTCTTCTCAAGCCCGGACCTTTAACTGAGGAGGAATGGGAGATAATGAGGAAACATCCTGAATATGGGTATAACATGCTTAAGAAGGTTGATTTTCTTTTACCTGCTTTAGAGATTCCTCTTTATCATCATGAAAAATGGGATGGTTCAGGATATCCGAAAGGCTTAAAAGGGGATGAAATTCCTCTTCCTGCAAGGATATTTGCTGTGGTTGATGTATGGGATGCTTTGACCAATGAAAGACCCTATAGACCTCCCTGGAGCAAAGAAAAGGCTCTTGAATATATTATTTCTCAATCAGGTAAACATTTTGATCCGGAGGTTGTTAAGGTCTTTTTAGAAGTTATAAAGGAATATTTATAG
- a CDS encoding GAF domain-containing protein yields the protein MALRNIDLAILSSFDIRVIYDVFLHEMVSLLQIDAVSLLEFDEFTQEFKLKVQKGLPNEELKKQSIKIGRFIPGKAAKERRIIKASLEEMDELLRKRIMEEQGFNIYYASPMIAKGKILGMVEILRRRRRRRMD from the coding sequence ATGGCTTTAAGGAATATTGACCTTGCCATACTTTCAAGTTTTGATATAAGGGTTATTTATGATGTTTTTCTTCATGAAATGGTTTCTTTACTTCAAATAGATGCAGTAAGTTTACTTGAATTTGATGAATTTACTCAAGAATTCAAGTTAAAAGTCCAAAAAGGGTTACCAAATGAAGAGCTTAAAAAACAAAGCATTAAAATAGGTAGATTTATTCCTGGAAAAGCTGCAAAGGAAAGAAGAATTATAAAAGCAAGCTTGGAGGAAATGGATGAACTATTGAGAAAAAGGATTATGGAAGAGCAAGGTTTTAATATTTATTATGCTTCTCCAATGATAGCCAAAGGAAAAATTCTTGGAATGGTTGAGATTTTAAGAAGAAGAAGAAGAAGAAGAATGGATTGA
- a CDS encoding GAF domain-containing protein has translation MKRNKILLSLYKGIKEIIKALSFKERAEAVCKICVKDLGLSLCWIGKKEKDGSVSVFAQYPFDHPYPKLIKVRWNESDYGKGPTGRAIKLGIPQILRDVETPEYKVWLSVAKKYGFKSSAAFPIKDEKGEVLGSLNLYSKKKN, from the coding sequence ATGAAGAGGAATAAGATTCTTCTTTCTCTTTATAAGGGAATAAAGGAAATCATAAAAGCCTTAAGTTTTAAAGAAAGGGCTGAAGCTGTTTGTAAAATCTGTGTTAAAGATTTAGGGTTAAGCCTTTGTTGGATTGGTAAAAAGGAAAAAGACGGATCGGTAAGTGTTTTTGCTCAATATCCTTTTGATCATCCCTATCCAAAACTGATAAAGGTAAGATGGAATGAATCTGATTATGGAAAGGGTCCTACTGGAAGAGCTATTAAACTTGGAATACCGCAAATTTTAAGGGATGTGGAAACTCCAGAATACAAAGTTTGGCTTTCTGTAGCTAAAAAATACGGATTTAAGTCTTCTGCTGCCTTCCCCATAAAAGATGAGAAAGGAGAGGTTCTGGGAAGTCTAAATCTTTACAGTAAAAAGAAAAATTAA
- a CDS encoding GGDEF domain-containing phosphodiesterase, translating to MIFKNLLTEEKVKEIIFKALENSDIFCLITDSEGKILYSNEGVLKITDYQKNELIGKSIYSLLINASEIEKFLKSKKVFKGFIQGKKKSGINFHLYLEIFPIRENKKITGFVYLGEKILGKEKLHKFSNAEEFDIITGLPHEKAFSTVITTHINRYNEPFTLLIADICGFSDLSITYGIEFSEVLLKKITKRIKTFLPSKSFIAKTEADEFLIALFKTTKDEIAIFVSNFFEKFLEPFVINEKSIVVSLNIGISFFPENGKTYEELFNKAKIALERAKKKGENTFSVYEENLEKEIKNSLSLKEKLANLLKEKKFVLYGQPYFSTSNKEISGIEVLLRIRENEKVESIATVIDFLENSGLILKIEDFLFEEIKKIGTKTKIPLSINLSAKSFLSSEIFSKLAELRRALNYPFICEITERLFLEREALEIIKKIKELDIKIAIDDFGTGYSSLFYIENLPIDIIKIDYSFIRRMLDEPKALAIVQTIIDLAKKLGIKTVAEGVENEEQFRILRLLMCDFVQGYYLSEPVPIEDLIKDR from the coding sequence ATGATCTTTAAAAATTTACTTACTGAAGAAAAAGTTAAAGAAATTATTTTCAAAGCTTTGGAAAATTCTGACATTTTTTGTTTAATTACTGATTCTGAAGGAAAAATTCTTTATTCAAATGAGGGAGTTTTAAAAATTACAGATTATCAGAAAAATGAACTTATTGGAAAATCTATCTATTCCCTTTTAATTAATGCTTCTGAAATTGAAAAATTTTTGAAATCTAAAAAGGTTTTTAAAGGTTTTATTCAAGGAAAAAAGAAATCTGGAATAAACTTTCATCTTTATTTAGAAATTTTCCCTATTAGAGAAAACAAAAAAATAACAGGTTTTGTTTATTTAGGAGAAAAAATTTTAGGAAAAGAAAAATTACATAAATTTTCAAATGCAGAGGAGTTTGATATTATTACCGGGCTTCCTCATGAAAAGGCTTTTTCTACAGTAATTACTACACATATTAATAGATATAATGAACCATTTACCTTATTAATAGCTGATATATGTGGATTTTCAGATTTAAGTATAACCTATGGAATAGAATTTTCTGAGGTCTTACTTAAAAAAATCACAAAAAGAATAAAAACCTTTCTTCCTTCTAAAAGTTTTATTGCCAAAACAGAGGCAGATGAATTTTTAATTGCCCTTTTTAAAACTACTAAAGATGAAATAGCAATTTTTGTATCAAATTTTTTTGAAAAGTTTTTAGAACCTTTTGTAATAAATGAAAAATCAATAGTTGTAAGTTTAAACATTGGAATTTCTTTTTTCCCAGAAAATGGAAAAACTTACGAAGAACTCTTTAATAAAGCTAAAATTGCCCTTGAAAGAGCAAAGAAAAAAGGAGAAAATACCTTTTCGGTTTATGAAGAAAATTTGGAAAAAGAAATTAAAAATTCTCTTTCTTTAAAAGAAAAGTTAGCAAATTTATTAAAGGAAAAAAAATTTGTTCTTTATGGTCAACCTTATTTTTCAACCTCAAATAAGGAAATTTCAGGAATTGAGGTTTTGCTAAGGATAAGGGAAAATGAAAAAGTTGAGTCTATAGCTACTGTAATAGATTTTCTTGAGAATTCAGGATTGATTTTAAAAATTGAAGATTTTCTTTTTGAGGAAATTAAAAAAATTGGAACCAAAACCAAAATTCCTCTTTCTATAAACCTTTCAGCAAAATCTTTTCTCTCTTCAGAAATTTTTTCAAAACTTGCTGAGCTAAGAAGAGCACTTAATTATCCTTTTATTTGTGAGATTACAGAAAGATTATTTTTAGAAAGAGAGGCTTTAGAAATCATTAAAAAGATAAAAGAACTTGATATAAAAATTGCTATAGATGATTTCGGAACAGGATATTCATCCCTTTTTTATATTGAAAATCTTCCTATTGACATAATAAAAATCGATTATAGTTTTATAAGAAGAATGCTTGATGAGCCAAAGGCTTTGGCGATTGTTCAGACAATTATTGACCTTGCCAAAAAGCTTGGTATAAAAACAGTTGCCGAAGGGGTTGAAAATGAAGAACAGTTTAGGATTTTGAGGCTCCTTATGTGCGACTTTGTGCAAGGGTATTATTTAAGTGAACCAGTTCCTATAGAAGATCTTATTAAAGATAGATGA
- the nrdR gene encoding transcriptional regulator NrdR codes for MRCPRCKEIETKVIDSRVIEDGFSIRRRRECSKCGYRFTTYEKLELDIMIVKKDGRREPYNREKLVSGIRKACHKRPISEDTIKKFVNELELDLIQRGEKEVPSQYIGERVISKLKEWDKVAYIRFASVYKEFKDVDEFITQIKELKNEK; via the coding sequence ATGAGATGTCCAAGATGTAAAGAAATTGAAACTAAGGTTATAGATTCAAGAGTTATAGAAGATGGATTTTCTATAAGAAGGAGAAGAGAATGTAGTAAATGTGGGTATAGATTTACTACTTATGAAAAACTTGAGTTGGATATAATGATTGTAAAAAAGGATGGAAGAAGAGAACCCTATAATAGAGAAAAATTAGTTTCAGGAATAAGAAAGGCTTGTCATAAAAGACCTATAAGTGAAGATACTATAAAAAAATTTGTAAATGAGCTTGAACTTGATCTAATTCAAAGAGGAGAAAAAGAAGTACCTTCTCAATATATAGGAGAAAGGGTAATTTCTAAATTAAAAGAATGGGATAAAGTAGCTTATATAAGATTTGCATCAGTTTATAAAGAATTTAAAGATGTAGATGAGTTTATTACTCAAATAAAAGAATTGAAAAATGAAAAATAA
- the pyrF gene encoding orotidine-5'-phosphate decarboxylase has translation MKNNRKPEEIIVFPLDVSDLKEALYWVERLNELVGVFKIGLELFTSCGPKIIEEIKKISKQKIFLDLKLYDIPNTLTKVIKVISELGVDWVTVHTLSGRSALESVVKSASNNLKIIAVTILTSLDRADLMELGFYSELARDIKELVFKLAQIAYKTGCDGIVCSAKEVEKIKEAFPELKTIVPGIRWEKGKDDQLRVATPYEAVLAGADYLVIGRPIRESSSPEEVCQKIAEEIKKAWMAKNDHS, from the coding sequence ATGAAAAATAATAGAAAACCAGAAGAAATTATAGTTTTCCCCTTAGATGTTTCGGATTTAAAAGAAGCTTTATATTGGGTTGAAAGACTTAATGAACTGGTAGGAGTTTTTAAAATAGGTTTAGAACTTTTTACAAGCTGTGGCCCAAAAATTATTGAAGAAATTAAAAAAATAAGTAAGCAAAAAATTTTTCTTGATTTAAAGCTTTATGATATACCTAATACCTTAACCAAAGTAATTAAAGTAATTTCTGAATTAGGTGTTGATTGGGTTACAGTTCATACTTTATCAGGAAGATCAGCTTTAGAAAGTGTAGTTAAATCTGCGTCTAATAATTTAAAAATAATTGCGGTAACCATTCTTACTTCTCTTGATAGAGCTGATCTCATGGAATTAGGTTTTTATTCTGAGTTAGCAAGAGATATTAAGGAATTAGTTTTTAAATTGGCTCAAATAGCATATAAAACTGGATGTGATGGAATTGTTTGTTCAGCAAAGGAAGTAGAAAAAATAAAAGAAGCCTTTCCTGAACTAAAAACTATTGTGCCAGGGATAAGATGGGAAAAAGGTAAAGATGATCAATTAAGGGTTGCCACCCCTTATGAAGCTGTTTTAGCAGGTGCAGATTATTTAGTTATTGGAAGACCTATTAGAGAATCCTCTTCTCCAGAAGAAGTCTGCCAAAAAATAGCTGAAGAAATAAAAAAAGCATGGATGGCAAAAAATGATCATTCGTAG
- a CDS encoding DUF763 domain-containing protein, which produces MIIRSIVDLPLHGGKCPPWLFERMVRLSRAILILIYEEFGSKELIKRLTDPFWFQAFGCLLGFDWHSSGLTTTVGGAVKEALKPYFKDLGIYICGGKGKRALNTPQEIINWGEKEGFSQETFKFITLSRLTARIDNNAIQDGFQLYFHLFIFSKNGEWGVIQQGMDEKTSYARRYQWYSERITNFCENPHTGIVSPIKKKEVINLVAKESKKVQESLVSLVKENLNIVMKELTPKVHIIFKKDHILTPQDFSFKSLRKVWEKTYENPPSNFQELILTEGVGAKTLRALTLASELIYNVKASREDPIIYSYAHGGKDGYPYKLNRKLYDTTIQELEEILRKVKLGESEKLALFKRLPQIFKF; this is translated from the coding sequence ATGATCATTCGTAGCATTGTTGATTTACCTTTACATGGTGGCAAGTGCCCACCTTGGCTTTTTGAAAGAATGGTAAGATTAAGCAGAGCTATTCTGATTCTTATTTATGAAGAATTTGGAAGCAAAGAACTTATTAAAAGATTGACTGATCCTTTTTGGTTTCAAGCTTTTGGTTGTTTACTTGGGTTTGACTGGCATTCTTCTGGTTTAACTACTACTGTAGGGGGAGCTGTAAAGGAAGCGCTAAAACCCTATTTTAAAGATTTGGGAATTTATATATGTGGAGGGAAAGGAAAAAGAGCTTTAAATACCCCGCAAGAAATAATTAATTGGGGAGAAAAGGAGGGTTTTTCTCAAGAAACATTTAAATTTATCACCTTGAGTAGACTTACTGCAAGAATTGACAATAATGCTATACAAGATGGTTTTCAACTTTATTTTCACTTATTTATTTTTTCAAAAAATGGAGAATGGGGTGTTATACAACAAGGAATGGATGAGAAAACTTCCTATGCAAGAAGATATCAGTGGTATAGTGAAAGGATTACTAATTTTTGTGAAAATCCTCATACAGGAATTGTATCTCCAATTAAAAAGAAAGAAGTAATTAATTTAGTAGCTAAAGAAAGTAAAAAAGTTCAAGAATCTTTAGTGAGCTTAGTAAAAGAAAATCTAAATATAGTAATGAAAGAATTAACTCCCAAGGTTCACATAATTTTTAAAAAAGATCATATTTTAACTCCTCAAGATTTTTCTTTTAAATCTCTTAGAAAAGTTTGGGAAAAAACCTATGAAAATCCACCTTCAAATTTTCAAGAATTGATTTTAACTGAGGGTGTGGGTGCTAAAACCTTAAGAGCTCTTACTTTAGCTTCAGAACTCATTTACAATGTAAAAGCCTCAAGAGAAGATCCAATTATTTATAGTTATGCTCATGGAGGAAAAGATGGCTATCCTTACAAACTAAATAGAAAACTTTATGATACCACTATTCAAGAATTGGAAGAAATTTTAAGAAAAGTTAAATTAGGAGAATCGGAAAAATTAGCACTTTTTAAAAGACTTCCTCAAATTTTCAAATTTTAA
- a CDS encoding RsbRD N-terminal domain-containing protein: protein MQRKSTNLSEELIRYLENKRDGILKKWKAIFWDSFGEEAKRFFTKEVDRFQNPFGYRIDETFEGLIGILFGDFNWEEADYYLRRLVQLRAVQETIPSKALNLFIQLKSIIRKEIGEDILKKFGVEEFIKLEDRINAFMIRSFDFFMEYRERLNQLRYDEWKRAHYLLLKRAGLVYDPMEGMPKSEPEEIN from the coding sequence ATGCAAAGGAAATCTACTAATTTATCTGAAGAATTAATTAGATATCTTGAAAATAAAAGAGATGGTATTTTAAAAAAATGGAAAGCTATCTTTTGGGACTCCTTTGGAGAAGAAGCTAAAAGATTTTTTACTAAAGAGGTGGATAGATTTCAAAATCCTTTTGGTTATAGAATAGATGAAACCTTTGAAGGATTAATTGGTATTTTGTTTGGAGATTTTAATTGGGAGGAAGCAGATTATTATTTAAGAAGACTTGTTCAATTAAGAGCTGTTCAAGAGACAATTCCTTCAAAAGCTTTAAATCTCTTTATTCAGTTAAAAAGTATAATAAGAAAAGAAATAGGAGAGGATATACTAAAAAAATTTGGTGTAGAGGAATTTATCAAGTTGGAAGATAGAATTAATGCTTTCATGATTAGAAGTTTTGATTTTTTCATGGAGTATAGAGAAAGATTAAATCAACTTAGATATGATGAATGGAAAAGAGCCCATTATCTTCTTTTAAAAAGAGCAGGTTTAGTTTATGATCCTATGGAGGGAATGCCTAAAAGTGAACCTGAAGAAATTAACTAA
- the dsrM gene encoding sulfate reduction electron transfer complex DsrMKJOP subunit DsrM, which translates to MNALVSFIIFGILVAIPWFGVGVLGLDSLFGIIIPYACFLVFVIGLIYRIIYWAKSPVPYKIPATCGQQKSLPWVKRTFRDRLESPFYTWEVVLRMFFEIVFFRSLFRNLRADLYGKRLIYGSAKWLWLGAILFHWSFFIILLRHLRLFTNPVPQIIQGLDYLDSFIQTLGVPPVYITDILILAGLTFLLLRRFFDPKVSYLSYGSDFFPLFLILGIVITGVLMRYYIKVDLYAVKQLTLGLATFNPVIPEGAKIGVIFYIHLFLVSSLAAYFPFSKLVHMVGVFFSPTRNMANNNRAVRHVNPWEYPVKHLTYAEFQEKFREAMEQAGIPIDEEVTKEEHEWYTMYGPHKNI; encoded by the coding sequence ATGAATGCCTTAGTAAGTTTTATAATTTTTGGTATTTTAGTTGCTATACCTTGGTTTGGAGTAGGGGTATTAGGTTTAGATAGTTTATTTGGAATTATAATTCCTTATGCTTGTTTTTTGGTATTTGTAATAGGTCTAATTTACCGAATTATATATTGGGCTAAATCCCCTGTTCCTTACAAAATTCCTGCAACCTGTGGACAACAAAAAAGTCTTCCCTGGGTAAAGAGAACTTTTAGAGACAGATTAGAATCACCTTTTTATACTTGGGAAGTAGTTCTAAGAATGTTTTTTGAAATTGTATTTTTTAGAAGCCTATTTAGAAATTTAAGGGCAGATCTATATGGAAAAAGGCTTATTTATGGTTCTGCAAAATGGTTATGGCTGGGTGCTATTCTATTTCACTGGTCCTTTTTTATAATCCTTTTGAGGCATTTAAGGCTTTTTACTAATCCAGTGCCTCAAATTATTCAAGGATTGGATTATTTAGATAGCTTTATTCAAACCTTAGGAGTCCCTCCGGTATATATTACAGATATACTGATTTTAGCTGGTTTAACTTTTCTCTTGTTAAGAAGATTCTTTGACCCCAAGGTGTCTTATCTTTCTTATGGCTCTGATTTCTTTCCTTTATTTTTAATTCTTGGTATTGTAATTACAGGAGTATTAATGAGATATTATATAAAGGTTGATTTATATGCAGTTAAACAATTAACTCTTGGTCTTGCTACATTCAATCCTGTCATTCCTGAGGGAGCAAAAATAGGAGTAATTTTTTATATTCATCTATTCTTAGTTTCATCTCTTGCTGCCTATTTTCCTTTTAGCAAGCTTGTTCATATGGTAGGTGTATTTTTCAGTCCAACCCGTAATATGGCTAATAACAACCGTGCTGTAAGACATGTTAATCCTTGGGAATATCCGGTAAAACATTTAACCTATGCAGAATTTCAAGAAAAATTTAGAGAGGCAATGGAACAAGCTGGAATTCCTATAGACGAGGAAGTAACAAAAGAAGAACATGAATGGTATACTATGTATGGTCCTCATAAAAATATATAA
- the dsrK gene encoding sulfate reduction electron transfer complex DsrMKJOP subunit DsrK — protein sequence MSLPKPEELISDVNLHKTPEKDWMDIKPELKRGYYLGIVEPKYLEELDLNTLGKWQPYDEKWPLPENWKEIVRKEILKRMEKHRSFKLFMDICVRCGACADKCHFFLGTGDPKNMPVLRAELIRSIIKGEFSTFGKLLGKFAGARKLTEDVIKEWFYYFYQCTECRRCSVFCPYGIDTAEVTIMMREILLELGIGTDWGIKPVHNSYYIGNHVGVPPHTFKENLEFLAWEFEDITGIHIDLDRYINRKGAEILYVPMSGDYFADPGIYTMMGILALFQYLDLDVTMSAFATEGGNFGFFHSLEMAKRLHSKIYEEAKRLKVKWILGGECGHKWRVWHQYHNTWFGPIDFLEVPKSPITGTVFEHAKSNKIVHIVEFTADLIAHGKLKLDPSRNDHLIVTYHDSCNPSRAMGFFEEPRFILKHVCNNFVEMPENTIREKTFCCGSGAGLNAGENLEIRQRGGFPRANAVEYVHKEYGVNQLICICAIDRAVFPTLLGYWVPGVDVGGLHELVANALVFEGEKSRDVDLRRRPLKHPVKGTDQSEE from the coding sequence ATGAGTCTTCCTAAACCTGAGGAATTAATATCTGATGTGAATTTGCATAAAACTCCAGAAAAAGATTGGATGGATATAAAACCTGAATTAAAAAGAGGATATTATTTAGGAATAGTAGAACCTAAATATTTAGAAGAGTTAGATCTTAACACATTGGGGAAATGGCAACCTTATGATGAAAAATGGCCTCTTCCTGAAAATTGGAAAGAGATTGTAAGAAAAGAGATTCTAAAGAGGATGGAAAAACATAGATCCTTTAAATTATTTATGGATATATGTGTAAGATGTGGAGCCTGTGCGGATAAATGCCACTTTTTCTTAGGAACTGGAGATCCAAAAAATATGCCTGTTTTAAGAGCAGAACTTATAAGATCTATAATAAAAGGTGAATTTTCTACCTTTGGTAAACTTCTTGGAAAATTTGCAGGTGCAAGAAAATTAACTGAAGATGTCATAAAAGAATGGTTTTATTATTTTTATCAATGTACAGAATGTAGAAGATGTTCTGTATTCTGTCCTTATGGTATAGATACTGCAGAAGTAACTATTATGATGAGAGAAATTTTACTTGAACTTGGTATTGGTACAGATTGGGGAATAAAACCAGTTCATAATAGTTATTATATAGGAAATCATGTAGGTGTTCCTCCTCATACATTTAAAGAAAATTTAGAATTTTTGGCTTGGGAATTTGAAGATATTACAGGGATCCATATTGATTTAGATAGATATATAAATAGAAAGGGAGCTGAAATTTTATATGTTCCCATGTCTGGAGACTATTTTGCTGATCCAGGTATTTATACAATGATGGGAATTCTTGCCCTTTTTCAGTATTTAGATTTAGATGTAACTATGAGTGCTTTTGCAACTGAAGGTGGTAATTTTGGATTCTTCCATTCTTTAGAGATGGCAAAAAGACTTCATTCAAAAATATATGAGGAAGCTAAGAGACTTAAAGTTAAGTGGATACTTGGTGGAGAATGTGGACATAAATGGAGGGTCTGGCATCAATACCATAATACTTGGTTTGGCCCTATAGATTTCTTAGAAGTTCCAAAATCTCCTATTACAGGAACAGTTTTTGAGCATGCCAAATCTAATAAGATTGTTCATATAGTTGAATTTACAGCAGATCTAATTGCCCATGGAAAGTTAAAGTTAGATCCTTCAAGAAATGACCATCTAATAGTTACTTATCATGATTCTTGCAATCCTTCAAGAGCTATGGGATTTTTTGAAGAACCAAGATTTATCTTAAAACATGTATGTAATAACTTTGTTGAGATGCCAGAAAATACAATTAGAGAAAAAACTTTTTGTTGCGGAAGTGGGGCAGGTCTTAATGCTGGAGAAAATTTAGAAATAAGACAAAGAGGTGGTTTTCCAAGAGCAAATGCAGTAGAGTATGTGCATAAAGAATATGGAGTTAATCAATTAATTTGCATATGTGCTATTGATAGAGCAGTTTTCCCAACTCTTTTAGGATATTGGGTTCCTGGGGTTGATGTAGGAGGACTTCATGAACTAGTTGCTAATGCACTTGTCTTTGAAGGAGAAAAATCAAGGGATGTAGATTTAAGAAGAAGACCTCTAAAACACCCTGTAAAAGGTACTGATCAATCTGAAGAATAG
- the dsrJ gene encoding sulfate reduction electron transfer complex DsrMKJOP subunit DsrJ, whose product MYNAGKVIFFIIVLIVFFTIPMWLNFGRLQAIPQPELPKEEKKCVESKEYMKAYHMKLLDKWRKKAIRENQHMYIASDGEKYTISLQRTCMKCHTDKEKFCDRCHNFVITHPDCWDCHIAPEVAKKWQ is encoded by the coding sequence ATGTATAATGCAGGGAAGGTAATATTTTTTATAATTGTACTTATTGTGTTTTTTACTATACCAATGTGGTTAAATTTTGGAAGATTACAAGCTATTCCACAGCCAGAACTTCCTAAGGAAGAAAAAAAATGTGTAGAATCAAAGGAATATATGAAAGCTTATCACATGAAATTATTAGATAAATGGAGAAAAAAAGCTATTCGTGAGAATCAGCATATGTATATTGCAAGTGATGGAGAAAAATATACTATCAGTTTACAAAGAACTTGTATGAAATGTCATACAGATAAAGAAAAATTTTGTGATAGGTGTCATAATTTTGTGATAACACACCCAGATTGCTGGGATTGTCATATTGCACCGGAGGTGGCGAAAAAATGGCAATAA
- the dsrO gene encoding sulfate reduction electron transfer complex DsrMKJOP subunit DsrO, with translation MAIKRRTFLKLTGLTLLGTAVKGLLNRGEIKAQEYTSPPEALKGKRWAMVIDVKKCKEGRATCGLKCIEACHYVHNVPSIPDKKREIKWIWEDKFEHAFPEQADEHLKEIFKDVPFLLLCNHCDNPPCVRVCPTKATFKNKEGIVMMDFHRCIGCRFCMAACPYGARSFNWFDPRPYIKKVNPEYPTRMKGVVEKCLFCYERLAQGKIPACVEACPEKALIFGDLEDENSEVSKILKEKVALRRKAELGTHPSVFYLID, from the coding sequence ATGGCAATAAAAAGAAGAACCTTTCTAAAATTAACAGGTTTAACTTTATTAGGAACTGCAGTTAAGGGTTTATTAAACAGGGGGGAAATAAAGGCACAGGAGTATACTTCCCCTCCAGAAGCTTTAAAGGGTAAAAGGTGGGCAATGGTAATTGATGTTAAAAAATGTAAAGAGGGTAGGGCTACTTGTGGTCTTAAATGTATAGAAGCTTGTCATTATGTACATAATGTTCCCTCAATTCCTGATAAAAAAAGAGAAATTAAGTGGATTTGGGAAGATAAGTTTGAACATGCCTTTCCGGAACAGGCAGATGAACATCTTAAGGAAATCTTCAAAGATGTTCCTTTTTTACTTTTATGTAACCACTGTGATAATCCTCCTTGTGTAAGAGTGTGTCCAACTAAAGCTACTTTTAAAAACAAAGAAGGAATTGTAATGATGGATTTTCATAGATGTATAGGATGTCGTTTTTGTATGGCAGCTTGTCCTTATGGAGCAAGATCTTTTAATTGGTTTGATCCTCGTCCATATATTAAAAAAGTAAATCCAGAATATCCTACCCGTATGAAAGGTGTAGTTGAAAAATGTTTATTCTGTTATGAAAGATTAGCTCAAGGAAAAATTCCTGCATGTGTTGAAGCCTGCCCTGAGAAAGCATTAATTTTTGGAGATTTAGAAGATGAAAACTCAGAAGTTAGTAAAATTCTTAAAGAAAAGGTTGCTCTTAGAAGAAAAGCAGAATTAGGAACTCATCCATCTGTATTTTATTTAATAGATTAA